One window of Strigops habroptila isolate Jane chromosome Z, bStrHab1.2.pri, whole genome shotgun sequence genomic DNA carries:
- the ZNF131 gene encoding zinc finger protein 131 isoform X1 — MEAEETMECIQEFPEHYKVILDRLNEQREQDQFTDITLIVDGHHFKAHKAVLAACSQFFYKFFQDFTQEPLVEIEGVSNMAFRHLIEFTYTAKLMVQGEEEANDVWKAAEYLQMLEAIKALQIRNKENSSPLESNQAQGNSKPKKRKIAETSNVITETLPSAESEPVEIEVEIAEGTIEVEDDSIETLEEVASAEQSIKYIQTTGTSDESALALLADITSKYRQGERKCQIQEEGDSATDTSCKQVEGIEIVELQLSHMNNLFHCEKCNRSFKLFYHFKEHMKTHSTESYKCDICNKRYLRESALKQHLTCYHLDEGGASKKQRPGKKIHICQYCDKQFDHFGHFKEHLRKHTGEKPFECPNCHERFARNSTLKCHLTACQSGAGAKKGRKKLYECQVCNSVFNSWDQFKDHLVIHTGDKPNHCTLCDLWFMQGSELRRHLKDMHNISERIVTEEVLPVEAVEAEPVTSMTIIEQVEQVHVLPVIQVQVDPAQVTVEQMHRDLIQDNQVKGTQVDELQEQVQISYLEVEHIQTEQGAEVHVEQLHVEHVNQIQMEEVQAELIDGTELEQVEYESVDQGEAEEKKPNQVDDGDKEDHEQAEGLKTQQLVDMQNKKVDK; from the exons ATGGAAGCTGAAGAAACGATGGAATGTATCCAGGAATTCCCTGAACACTATAAAGTTATTTTGGATAGACTGAATGAACAACGTGAACAGGACCAGTTTACAGATATCACTTTGATTGTTGATG GTCACCATTTCAAAGCGCATAAGGCTGTTCTTGCTGCCTGTAGCCAGTTCTTCTACAAGTTCTTCCAAGATTTCACTCAGGAGCCCTTGGTGGAGATTGAAG GTGTAAGTAACATGGCATTTCGTCACCTGATTGAGTTCACCTATACAGCAAAACTAATGGTCCAAGGTGAAGAAGAAGCAAATGATGTTTGGAAAGCAGCTGAGTATCTACAGATGTTAGAAGCAATCAAAGCACTTCAAATCAG GAACAAAGAAAACTCATCGCCTTTAGAATCAAATCAAGCACAAGGAAACAGTAAAccaaaaaagaggaagataGCTGAAACCTCTAATGTTATCACAGAAACACTGCCGTCTGCAGAATCAGAGCCTGTGGAAATTGAGGTTGAGATTGCTGAAGGCACAATTGAAGTGGAAGATGACAGCATTGAAACACTTGAAGAAGTAGCTTCTGCAGAGCAATCCATAAAGTACATACAGACAACGGGTACATCGGATGAATCTGCTTTGGCTCTTTTGGCAGATATCACCAGCAAGTATCgtcagggagagagaaaatgccAGATCCAGGAAGAAGGTGATAGTGCAACTGATACCTCATGCAAACAGGTAGAAGGTATTGAAATTGTGGAACTTCAGCTGTCACACATGAACAATTTATTCCACTGTGAGAAATGTAACCGTTCCTTTAAATTGTTTTACCATTTCAAGGAACACATGAAAACACACTCCACTGAGAGTTACAAGTGTGACATATGCAATAAAAGGTACCTACGAGAGAGTGCTTTGAAACAGCACCTCACCTGTTACCATCTTGATGAAGGTGGTGCCAGCAAGAAGCAAAGACCTggcaaaaaaatacatatatgccAGTACTGTGATAAGCAGTTTGACCACTTCGGACATTTTAAAGAGCACCTCCGGAAACACACAG GTGAAAAACCATTTGAATGTCCAAACTGCCATGAACGTTTTGCTAGGAACAGCACGCTCAAATGTCACCTGACAGCCTGTCAGTCTGGAGCTGGAgctaaaaagggaagaaagaagctgtaTGAATGTCAG GTTTGTAACAGCGTGTTTAACAGCTGGGATCAATTCAAAGATCACTTGGTAATACACACTGGTGACAAACCCAACCACTGTACGCTATGTGATTTGTGGTTTATGCAAGGCAGTGAGCTGAGAAGGCATCTCAAAGACATGCACAATATTTCAGAGCGAATAGTGACAGAAGAGGTTCTTCCAGTGGAAGCTGTGGAAGCTGAACCAGTAACATCTATGACTATAATAGAGCAAGTGGAGCAAGTCCATGTTCTTCCAGTAATTCAGGTACAAGTGGATCCTGCACAGGTAACTGTGGAACAGATGCACCGGGATCTCATACAGGACAATCAAGTGAAAGGCACACAGGTGGATGAACTGCAAGAACAGGTGCAAATTAGTTATTTGGAAGTTGAACACATTCAGACTGAACAAGGTGCTGAAGTTCATGTGGAGCAGTTACATGTTGAGCATGTAAATCAGATACAGATGGAAGAAGTACAGGCAGAACTTATAGATGGAACAGAACTTGAACAAGTAGAATATGAAAGTGTTGAtcaaggagaagcagaagaaaagaaacctaaTCAAGTAGATGATGGAGATAAGGAAGATCATGAACAAGCTGAAGGCTTAAAGACTCAACAGTTAGTGGACATGCAGAACAAAAAGGTGGACAAGTAG
- the ZNF131 gene encoding zinc finger protein 131 isoform X3: MEAEETMECIQEFPEHYKVILDRLNEQREQDQFTDITLIVDGVSNMAFRHLIEFTYTAKLMVQGEEEANDVWKAAEYLQMLEAIKALQIRNKENSSPLESNQAQGNSKPKKRKIAETSNVITETLPSAESEPVEIEVEIAEGTIEVEDDSIETLEEVASAEQSIKYIQTTGTSDESALALLADITSKYRQGERKCQIQEEGDSATDTSCKQVEGIEIVELQLSHMNNLFHCEKCNRSFKLFYHFKEHMKTHSTESYKCDICNKRYLRESALKQHLTCYHLDEGGASKKQRPGKKIHICQYCDKQFDHFGHFKEHLRKHTGEKPFECPNCHERFARNSTLKCHLTACQSGAGAKKGRKKLYECQVCNSVFNSWDQFKDHLVIHTGDKPNHCTLCDLWFMQGSELRRHLKDMHNISERIVTEEVLPVEAVEAEPVTSMTIIEQVEQVHVLPVIQVQVDPAQVTVEQMHRDLIQDNQVKGTQVDELQEQVQISYLEVEHIQTEQGAEVHVEQLHVEHVNQIQMEEVQAELIDGTELEQVEYESVDQGEAEEKKPNQVDDGDKEDHEQAEGLKTQQLVDMQNKKVDK, from the exons ATGGAAGCTGAAGAAACGATGGAATGTATCCAGGAATTCCCTGAACACTATAAAGTTATTTTGGATAGACTGAATGAACAACGTGAACAGGACCAGTTTACAGATATCACTTTGATTGTTGATG GTGTAAGTAACATGGCATTTCGTCACCTGATTGAGTTCACCTATACAGCAAAACTAATGGTCCAAGGTGAAGAAGAAGCAAATGATGTTTGGAAAGCAGCTGAGTATCTACAGATGTTAGAAGCAATCAAAGCACTTCAAATCAG GAACAAAGAAAACTCATCGCCTTTAGAATCAAATCAAGCACAAGGAAACAGTAAAccaaaaaagaggaagataGCTGAAACCTCTAATGTTATCACAGAAACACTGCCGTCTGCAGAATCAGAGCCTGTGGAAATTGAGGTTGAGATTGCTGAAGGCACAATTGAAGTGGAAGATGACAGCATTGAAACACTTGAAGAAGTAGCTTCTGCAGAGCAATCCATAAAGTACATACAGACAACGGGTACATCGGATGAATCTGCTTTGGCTCTTTTGGCAGATATCACCAGCAAGTATCgtcagggagagagaaaatgccAGATCCAGGAAGAAGGTGATAGTGCAACTGATACCTCATGCAAACAGGTAGAAGGTATTGAAATTGTGGAACTTCAGCTGTCACACATGAACAATTTATTCCACTGTGAGAAATGTAACCGTTCCTTTAAATTGTTTTACCATTTCAAGGAACACATGAAAACACACTCCACTGAGAGTTACAAGTGTGACATATGCAATAAAAGGTACCTACGAGAGAGTGCTTTGAAACAGCACCTCACCTGTTACCATCTTGATGAAGGTGGTGCCAGCAAGAAGCAAAGACCTggcaaaaaaatacatatatgccAGTACTGTGATAAGCAGTTTGACCACTTCGGACATTTTAAAGAGCACCTCCGGAAACACACAG GTGAAAAACCATTTGAATGTCCAAACTGCCATGAACGTTTTGCTAGGAACAGCACGCTCAAATGTCACCTGACAGCCTGTCAGTCTGGAGCTGGAgctaaaaagggaagaaagaagctgtaTGAATGTCAG GTTTGTAACAGCGTGTTTAACAGCTGGGATCAATTCAAAGATCACTTGGTAATACACACTGGTGACAAACCCAACCACTGTACGCTATGTGATTTGTGGTTTATGCAAGGCAGTGAGCTGAGAAGGCATCTCAAAGACATGCACAATATTTCAGAGCGAATAGTGACAGAAGAGGTTCTTCCAGTGGAAGCTGTGGAAGCTGAACCAGTAACATCTATGACTATAATAGAGCAAGTGGAGCAAGTCCATGTTCTTCCAGTAATTCAGGTACAAGTGGATCCTGCACAGGTAACTGTGGAACAGATGCACCGGGATCTCATACAGGACAATCAAGTGAAAGGCACACAGGTGGATGAACTGCAAGAACAGGTGCAAATTAGTTATTTGGAAGTTGAACACATTCAGACTGAACAAGGTGCTGAAGTTCATGTGGAGCAGTTACATGTTGAGCATGTAAATCAGATACAGATGGAAGAAGTACAGGCAGAACTTATAGATGGAACAGAACTTGAACAAGTAGAATATGAAAGTGTTGAtcaaggagaagcagaagaaaagaaacctaaTCAAGTAGATGATGGAGATAAGGAAGATCATGAACAAGCTGAAGGCTTAAAGACTCAACAGTTAGTGGACATGCAGAACAAAAAGGTGGACAAGTAG
- the ZNF131 gene encoding zinc finger protein 131 isoform X2: MEAEETMECIQEFPEHYKVILDRLNEQREQDQFTDITLIVDGHHFKAHKAVLAACSQFFYKFFQDFTQEPLVEIEGVSNMAFRHLIEFTYTAKLMVQGEEEANDVWKAAEYLQMLEAIKALQIRNKENSSPLESNQAQGNSKPKKRKIAETSNVITETLPSAESEPVEIEVEIAEGTIEVEDDSIETLEEVASAEQSIKYIQTTGTSDESALALLADITSKYRQGERKCQIQEEGDSATDTSCKQEHMKTHSTESYKCDICNKRYLRESALKQHLTCYHLDEGGASKKQRPGKKIHICQYCDKQFDHFGHFKEHLRKHTGEKPFECPNCHERFARNSTLKCHLTACQSGAGAKKGRKKLYECQVCNSVFNSWDQFKDHLVIHTGDKPNHCTLCDLWFMQGSELRRHLKDMHNISERIVTEEVLPVEAVEAEPVTSMTIIEQVEQVHVLPVIQVQVDPAQVTVEQMHRDLIQDNQVKGTQVDELQEQVQISYLEVEHIQTEQGAEVHVEQLHVEHVNQIQMEEVQAELIDGTELEQVEYESVDQGEAEEKKPNQVDDGDKEDHEQAEGLKTQQLVDMQNKKVDK, encoded by the exons ATGGAAGCTGAAGAAACGATGGAATGTATCCAGGAATTCCCTGAACACTATAAAGTTATTTTGGATAGACTGAATGAACAACGTGAACAGGACCAGTTTACAGATATCACTTTGATTGTTGATG GTCACCATTTCAAAGCGCATAAGGCTGTTCTTGCTGCCTGTAGCCAGTTCTTCTACAAGTTCTTCCAAGATTTCACTCAGGAGCCCTTGGTGGAGATTGAAG GTGTAAGTAACATGGCATTTCGTCACCTGATTGAGTTCACCTATACAGCAAAACTAATGGTCCAAGGTGAAGAAGAAGCAAATGATGTTTGGAAAGCAGCTGAGTATCTACAGATGTTAGAAGCAATCAAAGCACTTCAAATCAG GAACAAAGAAAACTCATCGCCTTTAGAATCAAATCAAGCACAAGGAAACAGTAAAccaaaaaagaggaagataGCTGAAACCTCTAATGTTATCACAGAAACACTGCCGTCTGCAGAATCAGAGCCTGTGGAAATTGAGGTTGAGATTGCTGAAGGCACAATTGAAGTGGAAGATGACAGCATTGAAACACTTGAAGAAGTAGCTTCTGCAGAGCAATCCATAAAGTACATACAGACAACGGGTACATCGGATGAATCTGCTTTGGCTCTTTTGGCAGATATCACCAGCAAGTATCgtcagggagagagaaaatgccAGATCCAGGAAGAAGGTGATAGTGCAACTGATACCTCATGCAAACAG GAACACATGAAAACACACTCCACTGAGAGTTACAAGTGTGACATATGCAATAAAAGGTACCTACGAGAGAGTGCTTTGAAACAGCACCTCACCTGTTACCATCTTGATGAAGGTGGTGCCAGCAAGAAGCAAAGACCTggcaaaaaaatacatatatgccAGTACTGTGATAAGCAGTTTGACCACTTCGGACATTTTAAAGAGCACCTCCGGAAACACACAG GTGAAAAACCATTTGAATGTCCAAACTGCCATGAACGTTTTGCTAGGAACAGCACGCTCAAATGTCACCTGACAGCCTGTCAGTCTGGAGCTGGAgctaaaaagggaagaaagaagctgtaTGAATGTCAG GTTTGTAACAGCGTGTTTAACAGCTGGGATCAATTCAAAGATCACTTGGTAATACACACTGGTGACAAACCCAACCACTGTACGCTATGTGATTTGTGGTTTATGCAAGGCAGTGAGCTGAGAAGGCATCTCAAAGACATGCACAATATTTCAGAGCGAATAGTGACAGAAGAGGTTCTTCCAGTGGAAGCTGTGGAAGCTGAACCAGTAACATCTATGACTATAATAGAGCAAGTGGAGCAAGTCCATGTTCTTCCAGTAATTCAGGTACAAGTGGATCCTGCACAGGTAACTGTGGAACAGATGCACCGGGATCTCATACAGGACAATCAAGTGAAAGGCACACAGGTGGATGAACTGCAAGAACAGGTGCAAATTAGTTATTTGGAAGTTGAACACATTCAGACTGAACAAGGTGCTGAAGTTCATGTGGAGCAGTTACATGTTGAGCATGTAAATCAGATACAGATGGAAGAAGTACAGGCAGAACTTATAGATGGAACAGAACTTGAACAAGTAGAATATGAAAGTGTTGAtcaaggagaagcagaagaaaagaaacctaaTCAAGTAGATGATGGAGATAAGGAAGATCATGAACAAGCTGAAGGCTTAAAGACTCAACAGTTAGTGGACATGCAGAACAAAAAGGTGGACAAGTAG
- the ZNF131 gene encoding zinc finger protein 131 isoform X4, translated as MKTHSTESYKCDICNKRYLRESALKQHLTCYHLDEGGASKKQRPGKKIHICQYCDKQFDHFGHFKEHLRKHTGEKPFECPNCHERFARNSTLKCHLTACQSGAGAKKGRKKLYECQVCNSVFNSWDQFKDHLVIHTGDKPNHCTLCDLWFMQGSELRRHLKDMHNISERIVTEEVLPVEAVEAEPVTSMTIIEQVEQVHVLPVIQVQVDPAQVTVEQMHRDLIQDNQVKGTQVDELQEQVQISYLEVEHIQTEQGAEVHVEQLHVEHVNQIQMEEVQAELIDGTELEQVEYESVDQGEAEEKKPNQVDDGDKEDHEQAEGLKTQQLVDMQNKKVDK; from the exons ATGAAAACACACTCCACTGAGAGTTACAAGTGTGACATATGCAATAAAAGGTACCTACGAGAGAGTGCTTTGAAACAGCACCTCACCTGTTACCATCTTGATGAAGGTGGTGCCAGCAAGAAGCAAAGACCTggcaaaaaaatacatatatgccAGTACTGTGATAAGCAGTTTGACCACTTCGGACATTTTAAAGAGCACCTCCGGAAACACACAG GTGAAAAACCATTTGAATGTCCAAACTGCCATGAACGTTTTGCTAGGAACAGCACGCTCAAATGTCACCTGACAGCCTGTCAGTCTGGAGCTGGAgctaaaaagggaagaaagaagctgtaTGAATGTCAG GTTTGTAACAGCGTGTTTAACAGCTGGGATCAATTCAAAGATCACTTGGTAATACACACTGGTGACAAACCCAACCACTGTACGCTATGTGATTTGTGGTTTATGCAAGGCAGTGAGCTGAGAAGGCATCTCAAAGACATGCACAATATTTCAGAGCGAATAGTGACAGAAGAGGTTCTTCCAGTGGAAGCTGTGGAAGCTGAACCAGTAACATCTATGACTATAATAGAGCAAGTGGAGCAAGTCCATGTTCTTCCAGTAATTCAGGTACAAGTGGATCCTGCACAGGTAACTGTGGAACAGATGCACCGGGATCTCATACAGGACAATCAAGTGAAAGGCACACAGGTGGATGAACTGCAAGAACAGGTGCAAATTAGTTATTTGGAAGTTGAACACATTCAGACTGAACAAGGTGCTGAAGTTCATGTGGAGCAGTTACATGTTGAGCATGTAAATCAGATACAGATGGAAGAAGTACAGGCAGAACTTATAGATGGAACAGAACTTGAACAAGTAGAATATGAAAGTGTTGAtcaaggagaagcagaagaaaagaaacctaaTCAAGTAGATGATGGAGATAAGGAAGATCATGAACAAGCTGAAGGCTTAAAGACTCAACAGTTAGTGGACATGCAGAACAAAAAGGTGGACAAGTAG